The region CGCGTTGGTCTACAACCTGCTCGGCGGCGAGCTGAGCCTGCGCTTCGTGCTGAAAGTGCTGGTGGTCGCGACGATCGCCGGCAGCGTATTCGGTTACTACCTGTGGGACCTGCGTCGCGAGGAGAACCAGGCATGAGCGCACCGGTCGGACGTTGGCTGCTGATCGCAGCCGCAGTGGCGATCGCGGCGGCGGTGACGGCGGCGATCGTGGTCATGGGCGGCCCAGGCGCGCAGCGCGAGGCCAAGCTCGATCAGCGCCGCACCCAGGAGCTCGACCGGATCAACGACGAGGTGCGCGACTATTGGAAACGACAGGCGCGCCTGCCGGCGGATCTGCCGAGCCTGGCGAAGCAACCGGGCGTGGCCCTGAGCACGGCCGATCCGGTTACCGCCGCGCCCTATCGCTATGTCGCCGGCGAGGCCGGCCGCTTCCGCCTGTGCGCGAGCTTCGCCACCGACACCGGGCGCGAGGACGCTGGGCGGCGCGCTGCGGCCGATGGGTACCCGCGCGGCTGGCGCCATCCGGCCGGCGAGCATTGCTTCGAGCTCGACGCTTCCAAGCCCGAGGGCTGAGCCGGCGACGGCATTTCGGCCGCCGCCGCGATCAGGCACCGCCGCATCAGGCCCGAGCGTTCGACTGCAAGCGCGGTGCCAGCAGGTCGCCCAAGCCGACACGGCGCAAGAACTCGGCGCGGACGCGGTCGCCGACCGCACTGACGACGTCGCAACCGTCGCCGGCCGGGTCGATGTGCACGCGGAACGGACGCTGGCCGTAAGGGCTCGCGACGATCTCGACGATGGCCTCGGCGACGCGGGCGACGTCGGCGTCCTCGGGCACGGTGCCGGCGAGTTTGCGCAGGATCTCCTCGCCGAAACCGGCGGCGACGCCGGCCTCGTAGTCGGCGTTGCGCACGGCGTCGGCCGGCGTGCCCGAGTGCAGGAAGTGATTGGTGCCGGAGGTGAACGCGCCCGGCATCACGATCGAGGTCTCGATGCCCCAGCGTGCGAGTTCGCCGGCATAGCTGACCGCCAGCGAATCCATCGCCGCCTTCGCGGCGAAATACGGGGCGAGATAAGGCGGGGTGCCGCCGCGCACGCTGCTGCTCGACACCCACAGCAGCAAACCGCGAGCTTGCGCGCGCAACTGCGGCAGGGCGGCGCGATTGACCCGCTGGCTGCCGATCACGTTAGTGTCGTAGAGCTGCGCGTACTGCTCGGGCATGAACGCTTCGGCCGGGCCGAAGGCCATGTGGCCGGCGTTGTGGATCACCACGTCGAGGCGGCCGTGCGCGGCGACGATCTTTGCGATCGCCGCGTCGGCGGAGGCCTGCGAGGCGATGTCGAGTTCGAGTGTACGCAAGTCGAGCCGACGCTCGCGGGCATAGGCTTGCGCGGCGTCGACTTGGACGGCATTGCGGCCGGCGGTGTCGCGCATGCTGGCGTAGACGGTGTGGCCGGCGTCGGCGAGGGCGCGTGCGGCGAGGGCGCCGAAACCGCTGGAGGCGCCGGTGATGAGAACGATCTGCTGGTTCATGGCGAAGCTCCGCTGACGGGCGTCGTCGACGCCCGGGATGAAGGGATTCGTAGCGAGAGACGACGCGGCGAAGTCCGCGCCGCGGACGATCAGAAAACGTAGCCGCCGTTGACGCGCAGCACCTGCGAGTTCACCCAGCTGCCGTCGGGGCCCGCGAGGAAGGACACGGCTGCGGCGATTTCCTCCGGCGTACCGAGGCGTTCCAGCGGCGCCAGACCGCGGAAGTGGGCGATCTGTTCTTCGCTCTTGCCATGCAGGAACAGCTCGGTGCCGACCGGGCCCGGGGCGACCGCATTGACGGTGATGTTGCGGCCGCGCAGTTCGTTGGCGAGCACGTGCACCAGGCCTTCGACACCGGCCTTGGAGGCGATGTAGGGGCCGTAGGTCGGGAAGGCCTTGCCGATCACGCTGGTGGACAGGGCGACGATGCGGCCTCCGTCGCCAAGGTGCTGCGCGGCCAGGCCGAGCACGACGAAGCTGCCGCGCAGGTTGGTGCCGATGACGCGGTCGAACTCGGCCAGGTCGCCGCCTTGGATCGGCACGTACGGCATGATGCCGGCGCTGTTGACCACCGCGTCGAGGCGGCCATAAGTCTGCAGGGCTTGGGCGAACACGCGCTCCATGGCGGCGGGATCGGCGACGTCGCCCTGTGCGGCGATGGCTTGGCCGCCGGCGTCGCGGATCTGTGCGACCACGGCCTCGGCCGCGGCGGCATTGCCGGCGTAGTTGACGACGACCGCGTAACCGTCGGCGGCGAGGCGCAGGGCGATGGCGCGGCCGATGCCGCGCGAGGCGCCGGTGACGAGGGCGGTCCGGGTCTGGACGGGCTGGGTGGACGACATGGCTGGACTCCAGTGGGGCGGCGGTGGCGGGATGCCAGGGTTCCGCGGTGGAGGCAGTCTGCTGATTGTCTTGCGTTGGATAAACCAGTCTGTATTGGCAATACAATTCAATAATCGCCAACAATGGCCGCCATAAGCCGCTCCGGAGCTAGCCATGGACCGTTTCGAGGCCCTACGTTTGTTCACCCGCATCGTCGAGCTGGGCAGCTTCACCCGCGCCGCCGGCGTGCTCGACCTGCCCAAGGCCACCGCGACCCATGCGATCAAGGAATTGGAGGCGAGCCTGGGCGTGCGCCTGCTCGAACGCACCACCCGCCAGGTGCGGCCGACCCTCGACGGCCAGGCCTACTACGAACGCTGCGTGCACGTGCTGGCCGAACTCGACGACGCCGATTCGGCGCTGCGCTCGGTCGCGAACAATCCGCGCGGGACTTTGCGCCTGGACCTGCACGGCTCGCACGCGACCGGCATCATCCTGCCGCGCATCGACGAGTTCCGCGCGCGTTATCCGCATATCGACCTGGCGATCAGCAGCGGCGATCGACTGGTCGACCTGGTGCGCGAGGGCGTCGACTGCGTGGTGCGCGCCGGCAATCCGCGCGATTCCTCGCTGGTCGCCAAACGCCTGGCGCTGATGCCGGAGGCGACCTGCGCGAGTCCCGATTATCTGGCGTACTTCGGCACCCCAAAGCACCCGGACGAATTGTCGGCGCATCAATCGGTGGGGTTCTTCTCCAGCAACCGCGATGTGCGTTATCCGTTCGAGTTCATCGTCGACGGCGAATTGAGCGAGGTTGCCTTGAACTCATGGATCTCGGTCAACGAAGCCGAATGCTATGTCGCCGCGGCCTTGCGCGGCTGCGGATTGATTCAGTTGCCGCGGCATCATATCGAGCCGCATCTGCGCGATGGCCGCCTGGTGGAGGTGCTGAGCGAGTACCGCAGCCCGGGCGTACCGGTGTCGGTGTTGTATCCGCAGCATCGGCAGCTGTCGCCGCGGGTGCGGGTGTTCGTCGACTGGGTGTCGGTGCTGTTCGCGGAGAAGTTCGGGGGGATGTAGTCGGGGAGGGGAACAGCAACAGCAACAGCAACAGCAACAGCAAATCCTCCCTCGCCCCCTTTTTCAAAGGGGGGAAGGAGATCATGGGCTTGCATCAAGGAAGGTGTGTACATCTAGCGAGCGCAGACCTATCGCCCCCTTTGCATAGGGGGCGGCGCCCGACGGGAATCGGTGAAGACTGCGGAGGCGTAGCGCGGGGGATTTGCCCTTGCTCTTACGAGAAAGCAGCAATGCCCCTCAGCTGGCGCGGACAGTCCGCACTCAGTCCACCAACTCGCGCATATAGCGCAGCAAACGTTCGAGCAGATCCGGGTCGTCGACCGCGGCCGGCTTCGTCGCCGGTTTGTACAGGCGGCGCAATTCCGGCAGCGGTTTCGCCAGCGTGCCGAAGTCGCGCATGATCCCGAGCGGCGCGTAGCCGGTGTAGCCGGGAAACACCGTGGCGAGATCGGTATTGCCCATCCGCCGCACCAGGATTTCCGACAGCACCTGGCGATGGTCGGTGGTCACCGGCACGTCGCCGAAATGCGGCGACAGGATTTCCGGGTCGAGCCCGGACCAGGTGCCGTAGAAACGCCGGCCGTTGACCGGGCCGCCGAGCACCAGCACCGGGTTGCCGTAGCCGTGGTCGGTGCCGCCGTTGGCGTTGGCGCGCACGCGGCGGCCGAATTCGGACTGCACCACCACCGTCACGCGCGAGGCGTGTCCGCTCGCATCCAGCGCGGCATAGAACGCCGACAAGGCCTGCGAGAGTTCGGCGATCTTGTTCTGGTAGTAGTGATAGCCGCTGCCGGCCGTGCCCTGGCCGTCGTGGGTGTCCCAGCCGCCGAGGTCGAGGGTGGCGTAATGCAGGCCCAGGTCGAACTGGATCGACTGGGCGATGGTCCACAGTTGTTGCGCGAAGCTATTACTCGGCCAGCCCGCCGGCGGCGCGCTGTAGGACTGACGCGCTATCACCTGCAAGGCGCGATCGGCGCGTTGGCCGCCGAGTTCGAGCGCGGTCGTTCCGGCCCACAGGCTGGCCAGGGTTTCGTTGACGCCGCGGAAACCCACCGGCGAATCGGGCCGCGCCGTCTGCCACGACCATGCGCCGGCGTTGAGGGCGAAATCGCCGGGGCTGGCCATGGTCAGCGCCTGCACCGAGGCGAGCAATCCGGCCGGTTGCCGCGAAGCGACGCCGAGCGCCGGCAGTTTTTCCGCGCCGCTCAGGTTCGGCTGGGTGTTCATCGCGCGGGTCAGCCAGCCGCTGCCGATGCCTTGTTGCCCGGGCGTGCCCAGGTCGATGTAGAGCTGCGCGTCGAAATGGCTGCGGGTCACGCTGGTGGCGAGTCCGCAGCCATGCACGATGGCCAGATGCCCGGCGTTCCACAGATCGCGCAGGCCGCTTGCCGAGGGGTGCAGGCCGAAGCCGGTGGCGGCGCCGGTGCCGAGCGTCAACGGCAAGGCGCCGTAAGTGCCGGTCGCGGCGATCGACAGATTCGGTCGCGCCTGCTCGTAGAAACTGCGGTCGTTGCCGCTGATCGGCACGACCAGGTTGAGGCCGTCCAGGCCGCCGCGCAGGAACAGGTGCACGACGGTGTCGTGGCCATTGGCGGCGGCGAAAGCGGGGTTGGCGAACAGCAGGGCGGGGCTGCCCACCGCACCGGCGGTGACGGCGGCAGTGCCTTTGAGAAACTCGCGTCGGGTCAGCGTCATGTCGGCGGCCTGCTAGCGGCTGAGGAATTCGGGCGACATCAGGATCAGCGACACCATGCTGCGCAATCGGTCCTGGTTGTAGTGGCGCTTGAGGTCGCTCGCGGCCCAGGTGTTGGTGTCGGTGACCACGTAGTTCAGCGGGTCGCCGTTCTGGGCCATGAAGGCGATCAAGGTCTGGCGCCGCGCCGCGGTCGGCAGATAGCCGAGGATGCGCTTGCACCAGAAATCGACCAGCTTGGTCGGCGTCCACGACGGCACCTTGCTGCGCGTGGTGGCGAGGATCGGCGCCATCGGTACGCCGCCGTCCTGGGTCTCGGTGATCCAGTTGAGGATCTTCCAGGTCATCGCATAACTGCCCGAACCCGACCACGCGGCCTGGGTGTCGGGATAGCCGTTCGGCGCCGGCCATTCGTAGGGCGCGTGGCCGGTGAAGCCCATGCGCCAGGCGAACTCGTCGCTTTTCGGCGTGCCGACCGCAATCGTCCAGTCGCTGCCGAGCGTGCGCATCGCCGCGGCCACCGCTTCGAACGGGCGCCGCGACTTCATGCCCCAGGCTTGCGCGAACGCGCTCGACAAGACGATGTGGCGCACCGTCAGCGCGATCTGGTCGGGGCTGCGCCAGTTCTGGCGGAAGATCGCCGCGGCGCTGGTCACCAGGGTGGGGCTGGGCGTGTCGCTGACGAAACGGCGGATGAGTTTCTTGCAGATGAAGCGGGCCACGCCGGGGTGGCTGGCGAGGCGGTCGAGCACGTCGCGCCCGTCCTTCAGCGCCGGCTGCTCGGGATAGAGCATGCGGCCGAGCAGGAACTTCGGGCCGGCGTCGTGCCAGGCCTGGCGATAGACGAAGCTGCCGTCGTTCTCGGTCGGGTACTGCCAATGGCCGTTCTTGATCGACCAGCCGGTGAAGGCGGACGCGGTTTCGTAGACGTCGATGTCGGTGTAGCCGGCCGGGTAGGTCGGGTCTTCGGCATCGGGCGGAACCTGGAACGGGTCCATGAAACCCAGGTAATGCTCGGCGCCCAGCGTATGCAGTTCCAGCAATTCGCGGGCGAAGTTTTCGTTCGGGCCGGCGCGGGTGTTGGAGGCGTTGTCGAGGTAATAAAGCATCGAGGTGCTCTTGGCGACTTCCTCGAGCATCGCGCGGAAATTGCCGAACGCATGCGGGCGCAGCACGTCGCGCTGGTAGTGCACGTAGACCGGGCCGGCGTCGTAGTCGCTGGCGGTGACGTTGAAATGGTCGTGCCAGAAATTGACCATGACCTCGCGCAACTGGCGCTTGGAATGCACCGCGCGCACGAGAGCGGCGCGCTGTGCTTCCCAGGCCGGGCGCATGCGCACTTCGTAGGCCGGGTTCGGCTTGACGTGGTCGGCCCACAACTGGGTCAGCGATTTGCCCAGGGTGGTGTAGCCGGCGTTGAGCAAGCGGGTCTCGACCGCGCTGTCGTCGATGTTGGCCCAGTCCAGTTGCCAGTCGACGTAGTTCGCCAGCCGCTGCGTGTCGGTAGTGCCGAGCGCATTGAACTCGCTGATCGATTGCGCGGTGGCGCCGTAGCTGAGGCTGGCGAGCGCGCGCACCACGAACGGCGGACGCGGCAGGTCGAGCGGCGAGACCAGCATCGGCGCGGCCTGCACGTCGGGCGCGGCGCTCCGCGTGGCGTCGAGTTTGGCGCGCGCGGCTTTCGACGGCGTGCTGCGTCCGAGCGTGCCGTACCGATCCTGCAGTCGAGTGCGGATCGCGGCCTGTTCGGAGGCGGATATCGAGCGGGTCATCGGCGCGCTCCTGTCATCGGTCGTTGCGGGGAGCGCGAGCTTATGCCGGCGGGCAAGCCGCAAAGTCCCGGTTGCGTCACAGATCATTCCGCCGTGGGATGCGCTGCGTCACTGTTCGAATGCGCACCGGTGAAGGCGAATTCACCCCGATGGCGCAGTTATCGCCACGAACGTGCGCGAGGTCACTCAGATAACGAGTACGAGTCGCATCGCGTTGCGTGCGGATTTGCCGATTCTGTCGATTTGCCGACGCCACGTTCACGAGCGGCTCGCATCGGCTTCGTGCGCGGGCGCACATCGCCGTTTCGACGCGCTCGGCAGGCTGTGCGGCGCAAAGCAAATTCCCGGTCGCCATATGCAGATGCAGCGCCTTCATTTCTGTGTGTGCTGCATAGCAACAAAGATGAATCGAACGCCAGTCGCCAGTGTCCGGGGATCGCAACACCCGGCGGCCTGGCCCACCCCTCTGCCAAGGATTCCCCATGCACGCTGTCCTGCGGCTGCAACGCCGTCCGCTTTCCGTCGTTCTCGCCCTGGCGTTGCCGATGATGGCCGCCTCCGCCGCCCAAGCCGCGGAGGCACCGCCCGCCGACCAGGCCGCGACCAACCTCGAACAGGTCGTGGTGACCGGTTCGCGTATTCCGCGTGCGACCCTGGAAGGGCCGTCGCCGGTGACGATCATCAGCAAGGAGGAAATCGACGCGCAGGGTTATCGCAGCGCCTTCGATGCGATCAGCGCGCTGACCCAGAACACCGGCTCGGTGCAAGGCGAGGATTTCGGCAATACCTTCACGCCGGCGGCCAACACCATCAACCTGCGCGGCTTCGGCCCCAACCACACCCTGGTGCTGGTCAACGGCCGGCGCCTGGTCGACTACCCGTTGGCCTATGAGGGCTCGGTCAACGTCGTCAACCTCGCCAACATCCCGACCGCGCTGATCAAGCGCATCGAAGTGCTGGCCGGCGGCGCCTCGGCGATCTACGGCTCGGACGCGGTCGCCGGCGTGGTCAACATCATCCTCAAGGACAAATTCGAAGGCACCGAAGTCAACGTGCGCGTCGGCGGCACCGAGCAGGGCGGCGGCCAGAACCAGCGCCTGCAGGTGGTCAGCGGCTGGTCGGGCGACAAGTTCGACGCGGTGTTCGGCATCGAACTGCTGCATCGCCAGGCGATCTGGGGCGACCAGCGCGACTTCATGGACTCTTTGCTCGACCAACCCTCGGGCACGGCCTTGTTGCCGACCCAGGTGGCCTACCGGCGCAACGCCCAAAGCAACGGCTTCATCGACCCCGGTGCGGCCTGCGATGCGGTGTCGGGGCTGTATCACGACTCGGTGCAGCGCACGCGCAATCCGCGCCAAGGCTGGTACTGCGGCAGCAACGAGGCCTCGCCGGCGTTCTGGACCGTGCAGACCCAGAAGAAGAACGCCGATGCCTACGGCTCGCTGAAGTGGCGCTTGAGCGATCGCACCGAGGTGTTCGCCGACCTGCAGCTGGGCATCTCCAGCATCGAGAACAACACCCGCGCGCCGAGCTGGACCTCGGACAACAACTATTTCTACAACCAGGCCAGCGGCCTCAACGAAATCTGGTACCGCCGCATCGCCCCGGAAGAAATCGGTTCGGCGCACGCCAACAATAATCGCTTCCTCGAACGCTCCTGGGCGTTCACCACCGGCCTGCGCGGCAGCTTCGGCGAATCGGGCTGGGACTATGAAGTCGCCTACAATCGCGGCCGCTACGAGAACCGCACCAAGCGCCGCCAGTTCCTCAGCGGCATCAACGAGTTCTACCTCGGCCCGCGCCTGGGCACGCGCAACGGCATCGGCGTGTACAACCCCGATCCCTCGCGTCTGTACCAACCGCTGACGCCGGCCGATTACCAACGCCTGACCGGCTTCTACGAGAGCGAGAACGCGGCCTGGATCCAGAACCTCAGCTTCACCGTCAACGGCGACCTGTTCGAGCTGCCGGCCGGCACGGTCGGTTTCGCCGGCGTGCTCGAAGCCGGCAACCAGGGCTACAGCAACCGTCCCGATGCGCGCCTGGGCAACGGCACGTTCTGGAACACCAGCTCGGGCACGCGCGCCGAAGGCGAGCGCGACCGCTACGCGATCGGCGCCGAGATCAACGTGCCGATCTTCAGCAGCCTGACCGCCTCGGCGGCGGCGCGCTACGACGAGTTCCGCTTCGCCGGGCGCAAATCCGGCAAGGGCACCTGGAACGTTGGCCTGGAGTACCGCCCCTTCGACAGCCTGCTGTTGCGCGGTAGCGCTTCGACCAGTTTCCGCGCGCCGGACATGAACTACATCTTCGCCGCGGAAACGCGCGGCTATAACCCGGGCATGACCGACTACTGGCGCTGCCGCACCGCCGGCCAGCCTTACGACGATTGCGATTACTCGGGGCTGGCGATCGATTACACCAGCGCCGGCAACCGCGACCTGAAGCCGGAAAGCGGCAAATCCTACGGTTTCGGCCTGGTCTGGTCGCCGTCGGAACGCTTCGACGTGTCGCTGGACTACTACAGCATCCGCCTCGAAGACGAAGTTACCAACCTCAGCAGCAGCCGCATCCTGCGCGAGGAGGCCGACTGCCGCCTCGGCGCGACCGTCGGCGGCGAGAGCCGCGACATCAACTCGCCGCTGTGCCAGAACGCGCTGAGCCGTGTGCTGCGCAACCCGGCCGATGCCGCGGTGCAGCCGAACCAGGTCCGCCGCGTGCTGATCAATGCGATCAACGCCGCGTCGGAACGCACCGACGGCATCGACCTGAAGAGCAACTTCCGTTGGAGCGCCGGCCGCTACGGCGACTTCAGCAGCCGCCTGGGCTACACCCTGGTGCTCAAGCACGACTACCAGCAGTTCTCCGACGACGAGAAGACCGACCGCCGCGACTCGCTCGAGGCGACCGACTGGCGCAGCAAGGTCAATGCCGGCGTGACCTGGAACATCGGCCCCTGGACCTCGAACCTGGTCGCCCTGCGTTACGGCAGCCTGCCCAACAGCGACGGCAGCGGCCGCATCGCGCCGTACACGCGCTACAACGGCAGCGTTTCGTATCGCTTCAACGAGCGCGGTTCGGTCGCCTTCATCGTCAACAACCTGCGCGACTCCAAGCCGCCGGCGGATCGCAGCGGCGGCGGCTGGCCGTTCTATCCGGTCGGCAACTACGACCCCTACGGCCGTCAGTTCTGGCTGGAGCTCGATTACCGCTTCCGCTGAGGATGCGGCGCAGGCGCGAGTCCTGTATCGACAAAGAGAAAGCGGGCCTCGGCCCGCTTTCTTTTATCTGACGGACGTGGCCGAGCCTGCGCTCAGAACGGCCCGTTGATCGCCAGCGAGCGGCTCAGCGTCTTGGCTTCGCCGGTGGCCAGGTTGGTGTAGGTCACGTTGATGATGTCGGAGATGGCCATGCCGCCGCGGTATTGCTGGCTGCAGCTCGAAGTGGTGCAGGGCAGCACCAGGCCCAGCTCGGTGGTCCAGACATAGCTGTAGCTGCCGGCCGGCAGATTGCGGATCTCGAACGCGGCGGTGTAGCTGCTGGCCGGATAGAACGAGGTGCAGCGGCCGAAGTTGCCCACCGGCGGCTGGTCGTTGGGGCTGACGAAGCAATACAACACCGGCCCGGTGATGGCTTGGGGTGCGGTCTGCTGCGCGGCCGCCGGCGCGAATGCGGAGGCGGCGACCGCGGCGGCGATGAGAGCGCTGCCGAACAGGGTGTTCATGAGAGCCAATCCCTTTGATTTCATGAGGTCCGTTCCTGAGGTGGCCAGACGATTCTGGCCAGGCCGAGAATAACGTGCGGATTTCGGCTGGAGCTGCGGGCTGTCGGAACTGACAGGGCCGTCACGAGTCCCCGCCGCGGCTGCGACCAGATGACGCAGGCCGGGTCGGCCCGCGGGCGCATTCGCGCCGATGCGATAATCCTGGCTCCCGCCCCGTGGACACCGCCTTTGCTGCACCTGCTGATCTACCTGCGATACATGGCGGTGGCCGGGCAGATGCTCACGGTCGCCTATGTCGTCGAGCGTCTGAATCTGCCGATTCCGGCCCGGCCCCTGTTGGCGATTTCGGCCGGGCTGCTGGCCTTCAACGTGATCAGTCATGTCTGGTGGCTGCGCCATCGCAACGCCGGCGCGCGCGCCTTGATCCTGCAGTTGCTGGTCGATCTGCTGACCTTGACCGCCTTGCTGTATTTCTCCGGCGGCCCGGCCAACCCCTTCGTGTCGCTGTACCTGGTGCCGGTGGCGGTGGCGGCGATCGGCCTGGAAATCGCGCCGATGCTCGGCCTGACCGTGTTGACCGCGGCGCTCTACACCTGGTTGCTGCAACACCACGTGCCGCTGCCGCACGTGCACGGCGGCGATTTCGAGCTGCACGTGACCGGCATGTGGGTTAATTTCCTGCTCTCGGCGGTGATCATGGGCGTGGTGCTGAGCCGCTTCATGGCCATCGTGCGCGACCAGCGCCGCCGATTGTCGGAAGCGCGCGAACGCGCGATCCGGGACGAATCCTTGTCGGCGCTCGGCTCGCTCGCCGCCGGCACCGCGCACGAACTCAATACGCCGCTGGCGACGATGAGCCTGTTGGTCGACGACTGGATCGCCAGCGACGCGCCGCCGGCGCGCGAGGACGTCGAGCTGCTGCGCGGCCAACTCGCGCATTGCCGCGATCATGTGCGCGCGCTGGCCGAGATGGCGCGTCGCGGTGCCGCCGGCGAGGCCACCGTCGAAGATGCCGACCGCTTCGTCCATGCCTGCGTCGACCGCTGGCGTTTGCTGCGCCCGAATGCGACCGCGGTGTTCCGCGGCGGCGCGGCCGATCGCGAGGTGCGCATCGACGCGGCCTTGCCGCAGGCGCTGATCAACCTGATCAACAACGCCGCCGACGCCAATGCCGCGCGCGGCCGCGACGAGCCGGTCGAGGTCGCCACGCAGGTGCGCGAGGGCTGGTTGGTGGTGACCATCCTCGACCGCGGCGCCGGCCCCGCCGGCATCGCCGCGCGTCCGCGCCACGACAGCGAGGGGCCTGGGCTCGGCATCGGCCTGATGATTTCCAAGGCCAGCATTGAACGCAGCCGCGGCCGCGTGCGCCAGTTCGAACGCGAGGGCGGCGGCTGCGTCACCGAAGTCGATCTGCCGCTGACCGGGGCGCCGGCATGAGTCTGCCCGCACGCATGCTGTTGATCGACGACGACCTGACCTTCTGCCAGGTGCTGGCGCGCTTGCTGCAGCGCCGTGGCGTCGAAGTGCAGGCACGCCACGATGCGGCGAGCGCGCTGGCGGCCCTGGACGAGTTCGCGCCCGAAGGCATCCTGCTCGACCTCAAGCTGGGTGCGGACAACGGCCTGCTGCTGATTCGCGACTTGCGCGAACGCTGTCCGCAGGCGCGCATCGTGCTCGCGACCGGCTATGCCAGCATCGCCACCGCGGTCGACGCGATGCGGCGCGGCGCCTGGAACTACCTGCCCAAGCCGTTCGATATCGAGGCATTGGCGCAGTCGTTCGAGTCGCCCGCGGCGGAAGCGCCGCCGCCGGATCCGCCGCTCGACCCGCCATCGCTGAGGCGCCAGGGCTGGGAGCACGTGCAACGCGTATTGGCAGAGTGCGGGGGCAATGTCTCCGCCGCCGCGCGCGTGCTCGGCGTCGACCGGCGGACCCTGCAGCGGCGCCTGGCCAAGCGGCCGGTGCGCGAGCGATAACCCCGCGGCTCTTGCTCCAAGGGTAGGAGCGGCGCGAGCCGCGACCGCCTATCCCGGGCGGCTGCGCCAGCCTGGTTTTGTCGAGAACGCTTCAGCCACGACCTCTTTCATCGCGTTGCGCCGGCTCTGCGGCGGCGCGGTCGCGGCTTGTGACCGCAGGAAATCCCCGTGGGACGCCGCTCCTTCCCTTGGAGCGGCGCTATTGGGCGGCGGCGGGCTTATAGCGCTGCAGCCAATGCGCGGTGCGTTCGAGGTAGTAGTCCGGCGCCCGCGGTGCGTATTCCAGATACTCGAACGCTTCGTGCTTGAACGTCACCGCCGGTTCGATCTGGGTGCCTTCGTGCCATTCGTTGAACGAGGTGATGCCGATGAAGGGCGCGCCGCTGTCGATCGCCGCCTCGAACATCGCGTCGTAATAGCGGCCGCCGTCGCGGTCCTTGGTGTTCTTGGCATTCCAGGGGCGCACGCGGGTGTCGATGTAACCCGGGCCGACCGAGGGGATGAAGATCTTGCCGTGCGCTTTGGCCCAGCGTTGCAGCTCGGGCCAATGTTCGGGCGTGGCGCCGTAGCTGAAGCCGCGGCTGGCGAAGTAGGTGTAGAAGCCGTCGAAGCCGGAGTGCTCGAAGAAGGCGTGCTCGTCGGCGCCGACCCACAGCCCGAGCACGTCGGCGTCGAAGGCGGTGCCGCGGATGCTGTCGGCGCCATCGCGGCCCAGCACCTGCGCCCAGTCCTTGGCGTCGATGACATAGGAGTCGTAGACGAAGAACAGCGGACGTTTACTGACCGGGTCGCGATAGAAAGCCGGATGCGCGCCGAAGGTTTCGACCAGATAGCGGATCGAGGCGCGCGCGTCGGCAGCGGTCTTG is a window of Lysobacter antibioticus DNA encoding:
- a CDS encoding SDR family oxidoreductase, which encodes MNQQIVLITGASSGFGALAARALADAGHTVYASMRDTAGRNAVQVDAAQAYARERRLDLRTLELDIASQASADAAIAKIVAAHGRLDVVIHNAGHMAFGPAEAFMPEQYAQLYDTNVIGSQRVNRAALPQLRAQARGLLLWVSSSSVRGGTPPYLAPYFAAKAAMDSLAVSYAGELARWGIETSIVMPGAFTSGTNHFLHSGTPADAVRNADYEAGVAAGFGEEILRKLAGTVPEDADVARVAEAIVEIVASPYGQRPFRVHIDPAGDGCDVVSAVGDRVRAEFLRRVGLGDLLAPRLQSNARA
- a CDS encoding SDR family oxidoreductase codes for the protein MSSTQPVQTRTALVTGASRGIGRAIALRLAADGYAVVVNYAGNAAAAEAVVAQIRDAGGQAIAAQGDVADPAAMERVFAQALQTYGRLDAVVNSAGIMPYVPIQGGDLAEFDRVIGTNLRGSFVVLGLAAQHLGDGGRIVALSTSVIGKAFPTYGPYIASKAGVEGLVHVLANELRGRNITVNAVAPGPVGTELFLHGKSEEQIAHFRGLAPLERLGTPEEIAAAVSFLAGPDGSWVNSQVLRVNGGYVF
- a CDS encoding LysR family transcriptional regulator — encoded protein: MDRFEALRLFTRIVELGSFTRAAGVLDLPKATATHAIKELEASLGVRLLERTTRQVRPTLDGQAYYERCVHVLAELDDADSALRSVANNPRGTLRLDLHGSHATGIILPRIDEFRARYPHIDLAISSGDRLVDLVREGVDCVVRAGNPRDSSLVAKRLALMPEATCASPDYLAYFGTPKHPDELSAHQSVGFFSSNRDVRYPFEFIVDGELSEVALNSWISVNEAECYVAAALRGCGLIQLPRHHIEPHLRDGRLVEVLSEYRSPGVPVSVLYPQHRQLSPRVRVFVDWVSVLFAEKFGGM
- a CDS encoding DUF1501 domain-containing protein; translated protein: MTLTRREFLKGTAAVTAGAVGSPALLFANPAFAAANGHDTVVHLFLRGGLDGLNLVVPISGNDRSFYEQARPNLSIAATGTYGALPLTLGTGAATGFGLHPSASGLRDLWNAGHLAIVHGCGLATSVTRSHFDAQLYIDLGTPGQQGIGSGWLTRAMNTQPNLSGAEKLPALGVASRQPAGLLASVQALTMASPGDFALNAGAWSWQTARPDSPVGFRGVNETLASLWAGTTALELGGQRADRALQVIARQSYSAPPAGWPSNSFAQQLWTIAQSIQFDLGLHYATLDLGGWDTHDGQGTAGSGYHYYQNKIAELSQALSAFYAALDASGHASRVTVVVQSEFGRRVRANANGGTDHGYGNPVLVLGGPVNGRRFYGTWSGLDPEILSPHFGDVPVTTDHRQVLSEILVRRMGNTDLATVFPGYTGYAPLGIMRDFGTLAKPLPELRRLYKPATKPAAVDDPDLLERLLRYMRELVD
- a CDS encoding DUF1800 domain-containing protein, which codes for MTRSISASEQAAIRTRLQDRYGTLGRSTPSKAARAKLDATRSAAPDVQAAPMLVSPLDLPRPPFVVRALASLSYGATAQSISEFNALGTTDTQRLANYVDWQLDWANIDDSAVETRLLNAGYTTLGKSLTQLWADHVKPNPAYEVRMRPAWEAQRAALVRAVHSKRQLREVMVNFWHDHFNVTASDYDAGPVYVHYQRDVLRPHAFGNFRAMLEEVAKSTSMLYYLDNASNTRAGPNENFARELLELHTLGAEHYLGFMDPFQVPPDAEDPTYPAGYTDIDVYETASAFTGWSIKNGHWQYPTENDGSFVYRQAWHDAGPKFLLGRMLYPEQPALKDGRDVLDRLASHPGVARFICKKLIRRFVSDTPSPTLVTSAAAIFRQNWRSPDQIALTVRHIVLSSAFAQAWGMKSRRPFEAVAAAMRTLGSDWTIAVGTPKSDEFAWRMGFTGHAPYEWPAPNGYPDTQAAWSGSGSYAMTWKILNWITETQDGGVPMAPILATTRSKVPSWTPTKLVDFWCKRILGYLPTAARRQTLIAFMAQNGDPLNYVVTDTNTWAASDLKRHYNQDRLRSMVSLILMSPEFLSR